One Brassica napus cultivar Da-Ae chromosome C2, Da-Ae, whole genome shotgun sequence DNA window includes the following coding sequences:
- the LOC125581558 gene encoding uncharacterized protein LOC125581558, with translation MFSCFAGLIGKKKNKRNPKPTLPPRTQRILQIRREEPVKPLEKDEPNTNVIHHKFIDHKDSPREQDSYDGEDERDENDSPKFQVQEQPVASPTSKELGKEVTDCSENEHDVEESGHVSDPGLGRATSWVASPKLKRSCSTLSKFNGADPRAFHDPRDSFETKSVRSHRSADGLMLKKHSSMQILPSGSRKLWWKLFLWSHRNLHKHLVSLKSSANNHQSGYTSDFAEQSQTSHQDSADNHQFHKNQWVAFSAESSSMKRVDEWVRGLDVDTVIPVNEEEDKPSFMASSKMVRSPSGNVNDSEAIVHANSLIQSLRKSSSMAHISSIGLKAVPSISHFTSLESIDLSNNFIGLKPDFNR, from the exons ATGTTCAGCTGCTTTGCTGGATTGATcggtaaaaagaaaaacaag AGGAATCCAAAACCTACTCTGCCACCAAGAACACAAAGAATCCTTCAGATCAGACGTGAAGAGCCAGTGAAGCCTCTAGAGAAGGACGAGCCTAACACCAACGTGATCCACCACAAGTTCATTGATCACAAGGACAGCCCTAGGGAGCAAGACTCATATGATGGTGAAGATGAACGCGATGAAAACGACTCTCCTAAATTCCAAGTTCAAGAACAACCGGTTGCGTCTCCGACAAGTAAGGAGCTAGGTAAGGAAGTGACAGACTGTTCTGAAAATGAACATGATGTTGAAGAAAGCGGCCACGTCAGCGATCCTGGCTTAGGTAGAGCCACGTCTTGGGTGGCTTCACCTAAGCTCAAACGATCTTGCTCCACTCTAAGCAAGTTCAACGGCGCTGATCCTCGTGCTTTCCATGACCCGAGAGATAGCTTCGAGACCAAGTCAGTTAGGTCACATAGAAGTGCAGATGGACTGATGCTCAAGAAACATTCATCAATGCAGATACTTCCCTCAGGAAGCAGGAAGCTATGGTGGAAACTCTTCCTCTGGAGTCATAGGAACCTTCACAAACACCTTGTCTCCCTAAAGTCTTCAGCCAACAATCACCAGTCTGGTTACACCTCTGACTTTGCTGAGCAAAGCCAAACTAGCCATCAAGATTCTGCAGACAACCACCAATTTCATAAGAATCAGTGGGTAGCGTTCTCTGCGGAGTCCTCTTCGATGAAACGAGTGGATGAGTGGGTAAGAGGACTAGATGTAGACACAGTGATTCCAGTAAACGAGGAAGAGGACAAGCCCAGCTTCATGGCTTCTTCTAAGATGGTGAGATCACCCTCAGGAAATGTAAATGACTCAGAGGCCATAGTGCATGCAAACAGCTTAATCCAGTCCCTGAGAAAATCCTCAAGCATGGCTCACATCTCGAGCATAGGCTTGAAAGCTGTCCCAAGCATCTCACATTTCACCAGCCTCGAGTCCATTGATTTATCCAACAACTTCATAG GTTTAAAACCAGATTTTAATCGTTAA